agcaCTCCCCCCTCGATCCGTTCCGCGATGTCAACCACCTGTGACATCCTCATTTTCACCCAGCCACTTCCTTCAACCTCCTGCTTCACGATCCTATCCATCACAATCCCGGTGTTATCCCTCTTGCTCACCACAAACATCCGCTCCCCATAAATCCAGTCTTTCAGAATGCTCCACACTTCCACACCCAAAGCAGGAGATGAGCCGTCCCTCCATGTTCCCGTGCGTGCTTTGCTCCATGGGAATGCGCTCAGTAGGGCGTTCTCGCCAATCTCTACCAGAGCAACATTGACACAGTCAAAAAGAAGTCTTTTGTATGACCTCTGCTCCCGTAGCTCCAGAAGGTTGTTAAAAAGGACTGGGTCAAGGGGGCAGTCAGGTAAATGCCAACCAGCAAATACCATGCTTGACTGTGCATCTTCTAACCCAGAAGATGACATTATGTTTTGCACAAGGACATGGCATTCCGATTCATCGTCGTCCACGTCAGAGGGAAGGTATGGCGGCCTTGGGATACCAAGTGATGGTGATTCTGAGGTGGCATCATCCCATGATAAGGAACACGCAACGGCCTCGACAGCTGAGGATCTTGAGGCAGCTTCTGACAAAATTAGAATATGTATCAGCATATAAACCAAACTGAGACAAGGAGAACTCTGACCATAGAGCAATACTTACTCGCATTCTTCCAAGTAGTGCTTCCAGATGATTCAGGTTCGTTACAGCTGCTATCTTCAGAGGGTGCATCAAGAACTGAGGTCGGACTGGGCTGATCACGAGTGCAATTCAGGCCTTCATTTAATCCTGGTCTATCAAGTCTTCTGCTTCGACAAACCAATGATGTAGGCAGATCAACTGAAGCAGTTCCCTGTCACGCAAACATGTCAACATAAGTCAGAACTCGACAGAGATGATCCACTCACTCAAAAACATTAGATGAATTTAGACACTAGGAAAAAGTATGAACTGTTGGAGTTTCATGATGTTTGAGATAAGAAGCCTACCTCTGAAGCGCTGGTAGAGTTCTGCATGGCAGAAATATCAATTTTCTCTTCACGTAGTGCCAGTTTTTCATCAGCTTCTAAACTATGACTAGCATGTGATTGACTATCACCAAGACAAGCTTCAACCCTCTCATCAAAGCAATCAGATGGACGATGGTTGGTTTTCTGCCTTATTGGCTTTCTTttaggaaacagaaaatcagaaACTCTTCCCCTGAAAGATGATTTTCCTTTATTTGACAATAAAACCTCTGTTGCTGGTTTGCAGCTCTCAGGATTTGAAGCTTGAACTTTTGACACCATGTTATCAAATGTATCTGAAATCACTGGCAAAGACTTTGATCTTGGCAACTTACTAGACCTCTCGCCAGTTTTATCATCCTTTCTGCAAGCAGTGAAATCTTTCGTCCCTTCATTGAGGGAGAGCATCTCACCTAAGGTGCATGTGCTCCTTGGCGGCTGTACTTGCTCTTGACTGATCTCATCACAGGTTACCATTGCCCATCGCTGCGAAAGCCGTTGCTTAGCCTCTTTAGTAACCATTGACTCAGGAAAATGCGG
Above is a window of Triticum aestivum cultivar Chinese Spring chromosome 6B, IWGSC CS RefSeq v2.1, whole genome shotgun sequence DNA encoding:
- the LOC123137472 gene encoding uncharacterized protein isoform X2 encodes the protein MGQTHRDVQSFKSELNRTIDSDKVHVEERDAAGGSFSSTRSSTTSLKMLLAKETSKEVESKSNAPSVVARLMGLEDYFPAKEPVLYDARDFRKSQSCNHLTVTKKALQQQGQQNSIQPVTQVIHTSCETIEYDGVYEGCEEKARMSLFQDQSSQEGRHSESKSGRMDTVPEKFRQGKSHAMEEKLLHSGELEESLHILSSEKDFFLKCHEEPDPILPRWMSGLHRTPGSPPTRRITVLKPMRSVQYNGARQSRTDRAIEQNGLGLRKFHQRSSSKEGTPSQPSSRIVLLRPTPGKPSIPNAKLTHKAAPFRLIDRNNFNRVLLDNAATPASTEVVNDIIRHRQYDSRQRDDSLLSSTHSNGYGGDESSFSDSEVDHSGDSEVDYIEEDGGSFSDSEEGSPASKYSWDYTRRYGSPYSGSSFGRIPHFPESMVTKEAKQRLSQRWAMVTCDEISQEQVQPPRSTCTLGEMLSLNEGTKDFTACRKDDKTGERSSKLPRSKSLPVISDTFDNMVSKVQASNPESCKPATEVLLSNKGKSSFRGRVSDFLFPKRKPIRQKTNHRPSDCFDERVEACLGDSQSHASHSLEADEKLALREEKIDISAMQNSTSASEGTASVDLPTSLVCRSRRLDRPGLNEGLNCTRDQPSPTSVLDAPSEDSSCNEPESSGSTTWKNATASRSSAVEAVACSLSWDDATSESPSLGIPRPPYLPSDVDDDESECHVLVQNIMSSSGLEDAQSSMVFAGWHLPDCPLDPVLFNNLLELREQRSYKRLLFDCVNVALVEIGENALLSAFPWSKARTGTWRDGSSPALGVEVWSILKDWIYGERMFVVSKRDNTGIVMDRIVKQEVEGSGWVKMRMSQVVDIAERIEGGVLEELLAEAVLDFAT
- the LOC123137472 gene encoding uncharacterized protein isoform X1, which gives rise to MGQTHRDVQSFKSELNRTIDSDKVHVEERDAAGGSFSSTRSSTTSLKMLLAKETSKEVESKSNAPSVVARLMGLEDYFPAKEPVLYDARDFRKSQSCNHLTVTKKALQQQGQQNSIQPVTQVIHTSCETIEYDGVYEGCEEKARMSLFQDQSSQEGRHSESKSGRMDTVPEKFRQGKSHAMEEKLLHSGELEESLHILSSEKDFFLKCHEEPDPILPRWMSGLHRTPGSPPTRRITVLKPMRSVQYNGARQSRTDRAIEQNGLGLRKFHQRSSSKEGTPSQPSSRIVLLRPTPGKPSIPNAKLTHKAAPFRLIDRNNFNRVLLDNAATPASTEVVNDIIRHRQYDSRQRDDSLLSSTHSNGYGGDESSFSDSEVDHSGDSEVDYIEEDGGSFSDSEEGSPASKYSWDYTRRYGSPYSGSSFGRIPHFPESMVTKEAKQRLSQRWAMVTCDEISQEQVQPPRSTCTLGEMLSLNEGTKDFTACRKDDKTGERSSKLPRSKSLPVISDTFDNMVSKVQASNPESCKPATEVLLSNKGKSSFRGRVSDFLFPKRKPIRQKTNHRPSDCFDERVEACLGDSQSHASHSLEADEKLALREEKIDISAMQNSTSASEGTASVDLPTSLVCRSRRLDRPGLNEGLNCTRDQPSPTSVLDAPSEDSSCNEPESSGSTTWKNAKAASRSSAVEAVACSLSWDDATSESPSLGIPRPPYLPSDVDDDESECHVLVQNIMSSSGLEDAQSSMVFAGWHLPDCPLDPVLFNNLLELREQRSYKRLLFDCVNVALVEIGENALLSAFPWSKARTGTWRDGSSPALGVEVWSILKDWIYGERMFVVSKRDNTGIVMDRIVKQEVEGSGWVKMRMSQVVDIAERIEGGVLEELLAEAVLDFAT